The proteins below come from a single Mercenaria mercenaria strain notata chromosome 3, MADL_Memer_1, whole genome shotgun sequence genomic window:
- the LOC128555685 gene encoding neurocalcin-delta-like isoform X2, which yields MEATRSEQMGSKSSKRSLNPESLQQLRNEVNLSPEEIQAWYKEYLTSLRGGQQELTRDEFKKVYNSLFIGDASKFAEHVFRTFDKDGSGTVNFKEFLIGLCVSGSDTNNEVKLKWAFNMYDINGDGFINKSEMKEIVEAIYKMTNAMAPKELDTPEKMTEKLFEEFDLNKDGHITFEEFKEGASKDPVIINLLECDPDPDS from the exons atggaAG CAACCAGATCTGAGCAAATGGGTTCGAAATCTAGCAAACGGAGTTTAAACCCCGAGTCTCTTCAACAATTAAGAAATGAAGTAAACCTGTCGCCGGAAGAGATCCAAGCATGGTACAAAGAGTATTTGACCAGTCTACGAGGAGGACAACAAGAATTGACTAGAGATGAATTCAAAAAAGTTTACAATTCGTTATTTATCGGAGACGCTTCAAAATTTGCGGAACATGTTTTCCGTACGTTTGATAAAGATGGAAGTGGCACGGTGAATTTCAAGGAATTTCTAATTGGACTCTGCGTTTCCGGCAGTGATACAAACAATGAAGTAAAGCTTAAATGGGCTTTTAACATGTATGATATAAATGGAGATGGGTTTATAAATAAGAGCGAAATGAAAGAAATAGTAGAG GCGATCTACAAGATGACCAACGCAATGGCCCCCAAAGAACTGGATACACCTGAAAAAATGACAGAGAAATTGTTCGAGGAATTTGATCTGAACAAGGATGGACATATTACTTTTGAGGAGTTTAAGGAGGGAGCATCAAAAGATCCCGTTATAATTAACCTTCTCGAATGTGACCCTGACCCCGACAgctga
- the LOC128555685 gene encoding neurocalcin-delta-like isoform X1, giving the protein MFWTLPVESTRSEQMGSKSSKRSLNPESLQQLRNEVNLSPEEIQAWYKEYLTSLRGGQQELTRDEFKKVYNSLFIGDASKFAEHVFRTFDKDGSGTVNFKEFLIGLCVSGSDTNNEVKLKWAFNMYDINGDGFINKSEMKEIVEAIYKMTNAMAPKELDTPEKMTEKLFEEFDLNKDGHITFEEFKEGASKDPVIINLLECDPDPDS; this is encoded by the exons ATGTTCTGGACGTTGCCTGTagaat CAACCAGATCTGAGCAAATGGGTTCGAAATCTAGCAAACGGAGTTTAAACCCCGAGTCTCTTCAACAATTAAGAAATGAAGTAAACCTGTCGCCGGAAGAGATCCAAGCATGGTACAAAGAGTATTTGACCAGTCTACGAGGAGGACAACAAGAATTGACTAGAGATGAATTCAAAAAAGTTTACAATTCGTTATTTATCGGAGACGCTTCAAAATTTGCGGAACATGTTTTCCGTACGTTTGATAAAGATGGAAGTGGCACGGTGAATTTCAAGGAATTTCTAATTGGACTCTGCGTTTCCGGCAGTGATACAAACAATGAAGTAAAGCTTAAATGGGCTTTTAACATGTATGATATAAATGGAGATGGGTTTATAAATAAGAGCGAAATGAAAGAAATAGTAGAG GCGATCTACAAGATGACCAACGCAATGGCCCCCAAAGAACTGGATACACCTGAAAAAATGACAGAGAAATTGTTCGAGGAATTTGATCTGAACAAGGATGGACATATTACTTTTGAGGAGTTTAAGGAGGGAGCATCAAAAGATCCCGTTATAATTAACCTTCTCGAATGTGACCCTGACCCCGACAgctga
- the LOC128555685 gene encoding neurocalcin-delta-like isoform X3 codes for MGSKSSKRSLNPESLQQLRNEVNLSPEEIQAWYKEYLTSLRGGQQELTRDEFKKVYNSLFIGDASKFAEHVFRTFDKDGSGTVNFKEFLIGLCVSGSDTNNEVKLKWAFNMYDINGDGFINKSEMKEIVEAIYKMTNAMAPKELDTPEKMTEKLFEEFDLNKDGHITFEEFKEGASKDPVIINLLECDPDPDS; via the exons ATGGGTTCGAAATCTAGCAAACGGAGTTTAAACCCCGAGTCTCTTCAACAATTAAGAAATGAAGTAAACCTGTCGCCGGAAGAGATCCAAGCATGGTACAAAGAGTATTTGACCAGTCTACGAGGAGGACAACAAGAATTGACTAGAGATGAATTCAAAAAAGTTTACAATTCGTTATTTATCGGAGACGCTTCAAAATTTGCGGAACATGTTTTCCGTACGTTTGATAAAGATGGAAGTGGCACGGTGAATTTCAAGGAATTTCTAATTGGACTCTGCGTTTCCGGCAGTGATACAAACAATGAAGTAAAGCTTAAATGGGCTTTTAACATGTATGATATAAATGGAGATGGGTTTATAAATAAGAGCGAAATGAAAGAAATAGTAGAG GCGATCTACAAGATGACCAACGCAATGGCCCCCAAAGAACTGGATACACCTGAAAAAATGACAGAGAAATTGTTCGAGGAATTTGATCTGAACAAGGATGGACATATTACTTTTGAGGAGTTTAAGGAGGGAGCATCAAAAGATCCCGTTATAATTAACCTTCTCGAATGTGACCCTGACCCCGACAgctga